Below is a window of Gammaproteobacteria bacterium DNA.
TTACGGATCTTCGTAAGTATTTTTTTTTTAACATTTCAAATATCCTCCAACATTTTCAATTGGTCTTCGGGTAGAAGTTTATTTCTAGACTCTATTAAACAAGCTATGACCTGGTCTTTTTTATCTAAGAATCGCATTTTAAATAAACTGAGATCAGGATTCAGAGGTTTTAAATAATGATCGTTGCCGTCTATAATTAATTGTCTAAAGAAGTAGCGATTATTTTCTTCTAGTCTGACTAGGATATAGCTTCGATCTCGAGGTTGTCTTTCGGGATCAAAGATCAGCAATGCGCCTACCTGAAAAGCAGGTTCCATGGAAGAATCATCGAGTACTAAGGCAAAGCAATTTGGGCTTAAATTTCCTAGCGTTACTATTTTTTTATCGGAAGATTTAATAGCTGATGGCCAGTTATCCAGTTGTTTCCAACTGATGATAGGTATTGATATAAGTAATTTATTTTCTGAATCAATAGCGGATTTTTGATAAGCTGTTCAACTGAAATTGAAAAAATTTAGCAATAGGTTTTAAAGATGATTCATAGGGTCGCGTGGATTTGCCGGTGATGAGTCTGTGAATAGTTGGGGGAGGTATATTGACCTCCCGAGCTAAATCAGCGGGCTTGAGATCGCGTTCAAATAAAAGTTTTTTTAGAACCTTACCCAGGCTAAGATATTTCTTGGCCATAATCACTAATCTGAAAGACTGAATTTAAATGGATTAAAATTTGTGCCATGGTCATATACATCTAAACCTTCTTTCTTCTTTAAATAATTAACCACCAATACAGCAGGTCCGCCGCCGACGATAGAATAGGAAACGCGCACAAATAAATCAGAGAAGTATAACTGAGATACAGCAGAAAACGGAAGATTATGAAAAATTATAGAGTATACTAAGGTTAAAGTGATTAGGTCACCTATTAAGCAGGCAAAGATACTCCTTAACCAGAAATATCTACCCCTAGTTAACATTTTTAATTTAGTAATCGTATATAAATTCAAAAAACGGCCACAAAAGATAGCAAAAACCATGGAAGGAGCACCTTCCAACAATTCGCCAAAAACTTTTTCAAAAGATAAGCCAAAATAAGTAAGGGGCATTGAATCTCGCGCAGATAATTTGTTAAATCAAAGACTGAATTCTCTTCGGCAAAGAATTTATTGCGCATTCCCATGTTTACTCTATGAGGTGGAGTTCATTTACTCTCAGTATAAAAATCAATAAAGCGCCGAATTTTAGGTTGTAAGTAGCGGTTTGGTAAATAATAGAGGTAAATTGTCCGCTGTGAATCATTGTATTCCTGCAAGATTTCAACCAGCAGTTTCTCTCGCAGTGCTTCCTCAGCAATATTTTCTAATACTTTGATAATCCCTATACCTTGGATGGCGCATTCCAACATGGTATGACTGTCGTTGAGCCATAAAATCGGTTCTAAATATAATTCTTCATTATTTTTAAACTGAATGATATCTGGTTTTCGCACGGCATGCGTGATGTAACGATGATTGACTAGATCGGCAGGTTTTGCTGGAGTGCCATATTTTTTCAGATATTCTGGCGATGCGCATAACACATAGCGGGTAGTTGCCACGCGACGGCGCACTAAACTGGGTGGCCCTTCCAGGGATGTGCCAAATATAATATCGACGTTTTCTTCCTCTAGGTCTGGGAACCTTTCTGCCAGTTCAAAGCGGATTTTAAGCTTTGGGTTTTGCTGCATAAATTCCGCCAAGCGTGGGAAAAAAAATTCTTCAATGTAAAAACGATTGCCCATCACATTTAAAATCCCTACAGCTTCTGATTGGCTGCCGGCGATAGCCGTTTCTGCTTTAGTAATTTCGTGTAAGGCATTTTTACAATATTGAAAATATTGTTTTCCTGCTTCAGTGAGGGCTATGCGTCTTGGAGTGCGCACGAGTAGCTGTATTCCCAGAGAGGCTTCCAATTTAGCGATCTGTCGGCTAACTGCCGAGGTAGATATCCCTTGTTTCTTGGCAGCGGCGGCGAAGCCATGTTCTTGAATGACGGAGACGAAAG
It encodes the following:
- a CDS encoding VUT family protein encodes the protein MPLTYFGLSFEKVFGELLEGAPSMVFAIFCGRFLNLYTITKLKMLTRGRYFWLRSIFACLIGDLITLTLVYSIIFHNLPFSAVSQLYFSDLFVRVSYSIVGGGPAVLVVNYLKKKEGLDVYDHGTNFNPFKFSLSD
- a CDS encoding S24 family peptidase, which gives rise to MEPAFQVGALLIFDPERQPRDRSYILVRLEENNRYFFRQLIIDGNDHYLKPLNPDLSLFKMRFLDKKDQVIACLIESRNKLLPEDQLKMLEDI
- a CDS encoding LysR family transcriptional regulator, with protein sequence MSKFEQIATFVSVIQEHGFAAAAKKQGISTSAVSRQIAKLEASLGIQLLVRTPRRIALTEAGKQYFQYCKNALHEITKAETAIAGSQSEAVGILNVMGNRFYIEEFFFPRLAEFMQQNPKLKIRFELAERFPDLEEENVDIIFGTSLEGPPSLVRRRVATTRYVLCASPEYLKKYGTPAKPADLVNHRYITHAVRKPDIIQFKNNEELYLEPILWLNDSHTMLECAIQGIGIIKVLENIAEEALREKLLVEILQEYNDSQRTIYLYYLPNRYLQPKIRRFIDFYTESK